The sequence GCAGCGTTCCCCCCGGGAGATACTGCATGTAGAGGAGCTTCAATTCGCCGTCCGCAATGAGTCGCTGGTCGAAGATCCGCACGATGTATTCGTGATCGAGCTGGGCGAGAGTCTGCGGCTCGATGCCATGGTTGTGGGAAATCTTGACCGCAACCAGTCGCTGCATCGATTGCTGCCGAGCGAGATACACCTGCGCGAAGGCGCCTGCCCCGATCCTCATCAGGAGGTCGAAGTCGTCGACGCGGTCGCCGACGTCGATGTTGCCGAGAACAACTTGCGCCCGTGGACGAGCGATCATCGTGCTGCGGTAGTCACTCGTGTACTCGTCGAGCTCAGGGTTTCCCGCCATGGTGGCGGCCATGGTGGCCGCGTCGACTCCGCGCGAACTTCGGCGGAGGGCGTGGAATTCTTCGTAGACCAGCTCGGCAGGAAGCGGACCATCTTGCAGCTCCGCGAACTCTTCGCGGTAGTCGGTCAGTCGTTTGGGGAAGTCGTGCCGAACCCAGCGGTATTCGAGGTCGATCTTGATCAATTCGATCAGTATCGATCGCCGCTCGGCCGGTTCACGGGGTAAGTAGGCGGACAGGTCAGGTGGGGACCCGGACCCCCAAGCCTCCGAAAATTGTGCCACCACGGTGGCAAGCGCTGTGCGGGTTCGTTCAGCTGATTCGACCAGATCGGTCGGCTCGTACATCGGTAGCTCGGAGTGCCGCCCGAGGCCATCACACAGCGGCTACGCGCGCTGTGGCCTTGTTTCGTTGTCGCCCCACATTGTGTCCTTCCGCCGAGTCTCCCCCGCTCAAGGGTATCGCTCCGATACGAGCGTATGGGCGCAAAGAGGGGGATCGCCCGCGTTCGAGTATTTGTCTGCAACTGCTCCGATGCGGCACCAGAGCCGCCCGCTACGAGGCACGATAGATCAAGGCGTGGGCACTGCTGACACAGTCTCCGCCGTCGACCACCGACGGCGATCGTGAGGGTTGACGAAATGATAAGCACGACATCGGTCGTGGGCCGCCGCGTACTGGGGCTGGTGTTCTTCCTTGTCCTGGCTCTGTTCCTGGCCGTCACGATCGGCATGTTCGACAAGACGTTCACCAAGGTGGTCAAGATCGGACTGGTCACCGACACCGTCGGAAATGCGCTCCCGCCCAACGCGGACGTCAAGGTGCGTGGCCTGATCGTCGGAGAGGTGCGCTCGGCCTCCACCAAGGAGGGTGAGGTCACCTTGGATCTGGCCATTCAGCCGGACAAGGCCGAGCTCATTCCGTCCAACGCGACGGCGCGATTGTTACCCAAAACCCTGTTCGGCGAACGGTACGTGTCGCTGATCGTGCCGGAGGGGGACACGGCTCCGCCGATCCAGGCCGGTGACGTTCTCGAGCAGGACAAGAGCGGGAACGCCGTCGAGATCGGCGAGGTCCTCGACGGCTTGCTGCCGCTGCTGCAGGCGATCCCGCCGCAGGACCTGGCGAACACGCTCGGCGCCCTGTCGCAGGGACTCAGTGGACGCGGCACCGAACTCGGTCTGACGCTCGATCGGCTCGAGGAGATCTTCGCCGGACTCAACACGGAGCTTCCTGCCATTCAGGAGGACCTGCGGGGTATCGCGGACTTCTCGCAGACGTATTCGGAGGCGGCACCGGACCTGGTCAACGCGCTCGACAACCTGCGCACGACGGGGAACACGGTCGTCGAGAAGCAAGGTGAGATCTCGCGGCTTCTCTCGGGGCTCATCGGAACGAGTTCGTCCACCGCGGACCTTCTGCACACCAACGCCCAGAACATCGTCATGATCGCCGCCGATTCGCGTGAAGCACTGCAACTCCTCGGCCGTTACTCTCCGAGCTTCGGTTGCACCTTGGCGGACTTCGTGAAGGCCGCACCGATCGCCCGTGAGCTACTCGCGCTGGACGATCCCAATCCAGGCGGTCGAGGGACTGTTCAGTTCATCAACCCGAAGGGTCGCTACCTGCCCAACCAGGACGAGCCGCGCCTGCTCGACGATCGCGGACCCGCCTGCTACGACAACGTCACCGCACCCGGCGGCAAGTTCCCGCAGTACCCGGGTGGATCGTTCAACGACGGCTCCTACCAGGTGCCCACGCGGAATCCCGGCCCCCCGAGCATCGAATACTTTCCCGCGCCGGCCGGCGTCCCGGATCAGGTTCCGGGATGGGGCGCCGAGGTCGTGCCCGCCAGTTACGCGGGTTCGAAGATGGAGCAGGACACGTTGGACGTCGTCTACGGCGAGGCCGGGGGAATTGCGCCGGAAGACGTGCCGAGCTGGACAACACTCGTCGGCGCGCCGACCATCAGGGGAACCGAGGTGACCTTCGAATGACGACGGTCAGGGCCGCTGCGCGGGCCGAGAACAGACATACACCGATCTCACAGCTCACCTCGAGGTTGTCTGCACGTGCCGCTGTTTGCATGGACCTCACAAGGAAGCAGCTATGGAGGGCTCATGACCGACAACGCACGCCATCACTCCGCGGACGCGCACGAACACGACCGCGGACTCACCCACGACCTGAGGACGATGCTCTCGCGCCGCCGCGCCTTGTTCGTGCTCGGAGCGGCGGGCGCGTCTGCACTCGCCGCGTGTTCGTCCTCCGGATCGACCATCACTGCGACGTCCGCGTCGAGCGAAGAGGCAGCGTCGTCGGCCGTCGCCACCGACGGCACCTGTGTGGCAGCGGCGCCGCAGGAAACAGCCGGGCCTTACCCGGGTGACGGTTCCAACGGGCCTAACGTTCTGATCGAGTCGGGCGTGGTGCGTCAGGACATCCGCAGCAGCTTCGGGTCGTACTCGGGCACCGCGGAGGGCGTCCCGACGACCATCGAATTGTCACTTCAGGATTTGTCGAACGACTGCGCGGCCGGGACAGGCATGGCCGTCTATCTATGGCATTGCAACCGGGACGGAGAGTACTCCCTCTATGGCCAGGACATCGCCGAGCAGAACTATCTGCGCGGCGTCCAGGTGGCGGACTCTGCCGGAGCCGTGTCGTTCACGTCCATCTTCCCGGCCTGCTACTCGGGGCGCTGGCCACATATCCATTTCGAAGTGTTCGACTCCCTGGAAGCCGCGGTGGCGGGAGAGGATCCGCGGTTGACCTCGCAGATCGCGATACCGCAGGACGCGTGCGAGAAAGTCTTCGCCTACGACACCGGATACGCGAAGAGCGTGAGCAACTTGTCGGACGTGTCTCTGCAATCGGACAACGTCTTCGGTGACGGTTGGGACGCCGAGTTGGCGACCGTGACGGGTGAACCCGCCGGCGGAGTGACGATTTCCATCACGATCGGTGTCGCGGAGAAGTCGGCGAACACCGAGTCCGCTCCCGCAGCCCCGCCGGCCGGTGGTCCGGGTGGCGGGCAGCCCCCCTACGGGTCCTCGCGGCCGGTAGGTCCGGGGTCCGAACGAATAGCACTGGGGTGCAGGTAGTTCGACCCTGTGCGTCGTTCCCGATCCAGGGTGCGACGAACTGTTCAGGCACTGATTCCTGCGGTGAGGATGGCGGCGAGTTCGCGGTAGGCGTGGGCGTCGTCGAGGCCGGTGCTGTCGCGGACCCCGCGTTGCTGAATGCGCACCATCATGGTGGTCACGAGATCGGCGGCGAACGCGGCATGGACGTCACGGAAGTCTCCGCCGGCCACACCGTCGTCGATCAAAGCCTTGACGCGCCCGGCCGCGATCTGTGTGTTCTGCTCGTAGACCTCGCGGGCCGGCGGGAAGGCGTCGAGGTCGGCCATGAACTGGTCGGACGCGGCCGTAAGTGCGGTCCCGACTGCGGACAGGTAGGCGCTGATCCGCTCTCGGGCCCCGTTGATTTCTGCGATGTGCGACTCGACGTCCTCGGTGGCGCGGCGGAAGAAATGCACCGTGGCCTCCCGGACGAGCTGCTCCTTGCTGTCGGCGAGGGTGTAGAGGGTGGATTTGGAGCACCGCAGCCGCGCGGCGATCTCGTCGAGAGTCAGATGGGCGAATCCTTCGGCCAGGAAGAGGTCGACCAGCGCGTCGAAGAGCTGGGTGCGCCGTCGCGTCGCGAATCCCGGTCGGGTGATCTGCTCCATACACCGGATAGTACTGGCGCATTCCTTGCAGTACTACTTTCGCATCAGTACTGTGGGCCGTAGCTCAGTACTGTTCTGTCGTCTTCTCGAGGAGAAATTTCGTGGCCGTCGATCGTTTGCTGCCCACCGACGAAGCTCGTGACCTGATTCAGCTCACGCGCGATGTCGCCGACAAGGTCCTGGCGCCGATCGTCGACGAGCACGAAAAGTCCGAAACGTATCCCGAGGGGGTCTTCGCCACCCTCGGTGAGGCCGGACTGCTGAGCCTGCCGTATCCGGAGGAGTGGGGCGGCGGCGGACAGCCCTACGAGGTGTACCTGCAGGTTCTCGAGGAAATCGCCGCCCGGTGGGCGGCGGTCGCGGTGGCGGTCAGCGTCCACAGCCTCGCCTGCCATCCCCTGATGGCCTTCGGCACGGACGAGCAGAAGCAGCAGTGGCTTCCGGACATGCTGGGCGGCAACACCATCGGCGCGTACAGCCTGTCGGAGCCGCAAGCCGGATCGGATGCCGCCGCGCTGGCATGCAAGGCTGCCGCGACTGATGGCGGATATGTGGTGAACGGTGCGAAGGCGTGGATCACCCACGGCGGAATTGCCGATTTCTACAATCTCTTCGCCCGTACCGGCGAGGGGTCGAAGGGCATTTCCTGCTTCCTGGTACCGAAGGGCACCGAGGGCCTCTCGTTCGGCAAGCCCGAGGAGAAGATGGGCCTGCACGCGGTACCCACGACGTCGGCCCACTACGACGACGCCTTCGTCCCGGTCGAACGGCGGATCGGCGCGGAGGGGCAGGGTCTGCAGATCGCCTTCAGTGCACTCGATTCCGGGCGCCTCGGTATCGCCGCCGTCGCCGTCGGTCTCGCCCAGGCCGCGCTCGACGAAGCCGTGAGCTATGCCAAGGAACGGTCGGCATTCGGCAAGAAGATCATCGACCACCAGGGGCTCGGATTCCTGCTCGCCGACATGGCCGCCGCAGTCGACTCGGCGCGCGCCACCTACATCGACGCAGCGCGCCGCCGTGATGCCGGACTGCCCTACTCCCGCAACGCTTCGGTGGCCAAACTCGTCGCCACCGACGCGGCCATGAAGGTCACCACCGACGCCGTCCAGGTGCTCGGCGGCTACGGCTACACCCGCGACTTCCGCGTCGAGCGGTACATGCGGGAAGCGAAGATCACCCAGATCTTCGAGGGCACCAACCAGATCCAACGATTGGTTATCAGCCGCACCCTCGCCGGCAACTGACTACTTCACCAGAGGCGGGTCGGCGCACCGTGTGGTGTGCCGACCCGTCGTCTTGCCTGTTTCAGCTGAGCAGTTCGTAGATCAGCAGGCCGGACAAAGACAGGATCGAGACGAAACCGAGCGCCCCGATGACGTTCTTCCACCAGGTGTTGCGGAGGTTGCCCATCAGCTGGGAGTTGTTGCTCATCACGAAGAGCAGGAACCCGAGGAACGGTGCGATCAGGACAGTCAGCGCCTGAGCGACGATGATGAGCTGGACCGGCGACTTCGTGAACAGGATCGTGATGACGAGACCGAAGGCGAGGATCACGGCGCTGGTGCGTTTGGCCGTCAGCGTGCTGGGCGAAGGTCCTTTGTCGAGCGCGTCCGAGAGCATGGTGCCGCCGGCGGTGGCGTTGGCAACCATCGCGGAGAACGCGGCCCCGGACAGGCCGAGGGCGAAGATCGTCGATCCGACGGGGCCGGCGAGTGGTTCGAAGATCTTTGCCAGGCCGGCGAGAGTGGTTGCTTCGGTGTCCGCCCGTCCGAGGACGGCGGCCGCGACGATGATGACGAGCGAAGTCATGATGCCCGGTGCCACGATGCCCGGAACGGTGTCGGCAATGGTGGTCTGCCGGTATTCGGCCGCGGTGCGCTTTCGTTCGTGGGTGCCGTACGAGGTGAAGAAGGCGGCGTTGAGCGAGAAGTTGGTGCCGACCAGGGCGACGACGAGGAGTTGTCCGCCGGGCGGGATGGAGGGGACGAGCCCGTTCACGGCCTGAAACCAGTCGGGCTGGGCGATGACGGCGCTGATGACGAAGGTGGCCGCCAGCAGCGCGACTATCACCAGCAGGACTCGTTCGACGGTGCGGTATACGTTGCGGAACAACAAGATCAGACCGACGAAGGTGGTACAGACCGCGGACCAGATGAGCGGGGACCCACCGAAGACCATGGACAGACCCAGACCGGAACCGACGGCGTTACCGACCGAGAAACACAGGGTGATGATGAAGACGCCGACTCCGGCGGCGACGCCGACACGGCGACCCAGCACGTCTTTCACCGAGCTGATCATGGACACCGGCGTGCGGATACCGAGTCGGACGCTCATGTCCGCGTAGACGAGCATGAAAACGGTCGAGAGGGCGATGACCCAGATCAGGGAATAGCTGTATTCACTGCCGGCCTGGACGGCGCTGGCGAGGTTGCCGGGACCGAACTGCCACGCGCCGGCGATGAACGCGGGCCCCGCCATCGTCAGGGTGCGGACCCAGGTGCGTTGCGCCCGGCGCGAGCCGGCGGGTGGTCGAGGAGTGTCCGCGACCACAGCATCGCCTCCGGCCGATTCGACTGACGTACGAGATTGCTGACTCATTGTGAGCCTACTTTCTGGTGTTCGAACCGCCGATGCGGTGTGCGGCGCTGACGTGTGGTCGGCGCCGCCGGCTCGAAGGGAAGCTACGGCGACGTACGGCCGCGGTGGGCCGGGGCTACTGGGGGCGCTGCCCGGCCCGGAATATCCGGGCCGGGCCGGCGGGAACGCGCACGGCAGATTCCGGGAAATGCCCGGGAACTGGTCCGACGGGGTGTGCTGGGTCAGGCGGGAACGGTGACCGCGGACAAGCCGGCCGACTGCAGGGCCGCGGCGATCTCGGCACCGGCACCCTCGGCCAACGGAAGCAGCGGCGGGCGGACGGTGGCGTGCTCGAGGATGCCGCGGGCCACCAGACCTTCCTTGAGCGCGACGGTGCCCTCCATGTGCGAGCCGCGGTGATAGACATTGGCCGTCACCGGCAGCAGGCGGTCGTGGATGGCCCGGGCCGCGGGGTAGTCCTTGGCCTTCCCGGCTGCGATCAGCTCGACCAGCGGCTCGGGAGCGAGGCCGCCGTAGCCGACCAGCAGGCCGTCGACGTCGAACACCGTGTGCAGCAGATACTCGTCGTGGCAGCTCAGAATCTGCAGGTCGGGGTTCTCGCGGCGCAGGACCGGGATCTCACGGTCCCACCGGCGCATGTTCCGCACCCCGTTCTTGGTGGCGAACACGCCCGGCTGAGCGGCGATCTCGAGCTGGGTGTCCAGGTTGTACGTGGCCTTGGTGACGTCCGGGTACTGGAACAGAATCAGCGGCAAGCCCGACCCTTCATAGATCGCCTTGTAGCGATCCTGCGGTGCACCCTCCTGGTAGCCGAACCGCAACCACCCATGGGATGGGTAGACCAGGCCGGCGGAGGCGCCGGCGTCGACCGCCCGGCGCGCTTCTTCCACGGAGACGGCGGTCCCTTCGCCGGTGATGCCGGCGATGATGGGCAGCCGGCCGTCCACGGAGTCCTTGAAAGCGGCGATGACGCGAACCTGCTCGTCCTGGGTGAGGAAGGTTCCCTCACCGGCGTGGCCGAGCACGACCAGGCCCTTGACGCCGTCGACACTGCCGAGCCACGAGCCGAGGCGCGCGATGGCGTCGTAGTCGACGTCGCCGTCACGGGTGAAGGGTGTTACCGGCGCCGGAGTGAGTCCGCGAAGGTCGAGTGTGCTCATGATTCTCTTTCCGATCGACGTTGTGCAAACGTTCCCGGGAACGTTCCCGTGAACGATTTCATCGTGCAGTAGAATCGGCGATTGTGTCAAGCGTCACGTGACCGTGGCGGTGTGAACGGGACGTCACCGTGGGTTCGCGGCGGCGCCGGGGAGGTAGACAGGAAGATCGTGGAAGCAAACGCACACGGCAAGAATCGGGTAGTGACTCTGCGTGAGGTCGCGGAGGCCGCGGGGGTAAGCACCTCGACGGTGAGCCGCGTGCTCGACGACCGGGTGCCGCCGTCGCGGTCGGCGACGGCCGAACGCGTCCGCGCGGTCGCCGATCAACTCGGCTACCGGCGCAACACCTTCGCCTCCAGCCTCCGGCGCGGCCACACCGCCACCATCGGGGTGCTGGTGCCGCGGCTCAGCGACACGGTCATGGCGCTGATGTTCGAGGCGATCGGGCGGGCTGCGCATCGGCTCGGTTACTTCACCGTCGTCGCGACCACCGGCGACGACCCCGCCGACGAGCAACAGGCGGCGCAGACTCTCCTCGGTCGCAATGTCGACGGCCTGATCATCGCCTCCAGCCGCCGCGAAGACCCCCTCCCGCGGCAACTGAGAGAACAAGGCCTGCCGCACGCGCTGGTGTTGCGCACCGACGGCGTCAGCCCGTCCTCGATCGGTGACGACGAGGCCGGTGGCTACCTCGCCACCCGGCACCTGATCGACCTCGGGCACACAGACATCGCGGTGCTGTCCGGCCCGCTGTTCACCTCGACCGCCACCGGGCGCCTCGCCGGCGCGATGAAAGCCGTTCGCGAAGCAGGGATCACCCTCGATCCGGACTGGATCATCGAGTCCGGATTCGGAATCGAGAGTGGCGAGGACGCCGGACGTCGGCTCGTCGCCTCCTCGACTCGTCCGACAGCCGTCTTCGCCGCGAACGACAACCTCGCGCTCGGAGTCATGGCCGCAGCGCACCAACGGTCGCTCTCTGTCGGTGAGGATCTGGCCCTGGTCGGTTACAACGACATCCCACTCGCGCAGCGACTGCCGGTTCCCCTGACCTCGGTGCGCACCCCATTCGACCAGATCGCCGCCACTGCCCTCGATCTGCTGTTCTCTTCCGCAGCGATCAGCGATCCGATCCGGCGTGCTCTGCCCACCCTGATCCCGAGACGCTCTTCGGGACCGCACAAATCGCCAAACTGAACGGCGCTGGAGAGGAAGTGCCCAAGGTATGCGAAGTCGACTGCACTTTCGAATCCGATCCGAACAGTGACCCGTTGCCGCATACCGCGCCGAGGATTCCTGTCAGAGTTCGGGATGGGCGGCGGTGTAGGCGTCCCAGACCTCGGGACGCAATCGGCCGCGGTCAGGCACGGGGAAGCCCTGGCCGCGGGCCCACGCGCGAACCTCGGAGGTGGACGGCGCGGGCGCCTCGGCGGGAGTGTCGTTATCCGCCGGTGCGCCCGAGGCGGGTGCTGCGGTGTCGACATCGGCCCAGATGTGGGCGGCCGCAAGGTACCGGTAGGTCCATTGTTCGGCGAGGGCGCGGGTTTCGCAGAAGACGAGCGGCACGTTCGGCCAGCGAATCTGGAGTTCGGCGAGCCCGTCCGCGACGACGGCGGGCCGGACCCGGTCGAGGGCGTATATCGCCGAGTAGCGGTCCTCCACCACGACGGCGGCGCGGGGTAGCGCAGCGAGTTCGGCGAGGGCATAGCGCAGCTTTCCGCTGGTAAGGCTCGATACCAGGTCGGGGAGTGATTTGCGTTCGACCGAAGCGATCAAGGTGTCCTCGCGCAGCAGTCCGTAATCTCCACACGGTAGGGCGCGTTTGACCGTGGTGACCTGCTGGTCGGTGAACCGGTACGGGTATCGCTCGTGCGAGTCGACGACGATGTGCAGGTCGGCGATCCCGGCGGCGCGGGCGGTGGGGGTGCTGACCTTTGGTCGGGCTTGTTTACGGGTGCGCGGGGACTGCCAGAACACCATGTCGCGGCCGCGGGCGGTGGTGAAGACGATCTGGGACCGATTCTCCCTTCCGCGGTCGAGGATGAGGTCGATGGCGGCGCCGCGCCGGGCGCACGACCGCAGTCGTACGCGTTCGACAACCTCGGGGTGTTCTGGCCACTCGCTGATCGGAACCGGGTGGCAGTACAGCGCTTTGGTGCGGGGCCAGGTTCCTGCGGTGCGCAGCACGAGGCCGCCGTCGATGGGCAGCCGGAGCAGATAGGGCAGCTTGGAATCCGGGTCCGGATTGGCAGGCATGAGCAACTCCACACCCGTAGGGTCTCACTGATCTCTGCTCTACACGGTGAAGACGGCGCCGGTTTCATGTCCGGGTGAGGCTCGTGCTCGGCTCCGAGGACGGCCCCGCCGAGTGTGGTCGATGAATCGTCCGGAGACGACGCCGATTCGGATACGTCGACGCGGGACTGACACCGGTGCCCACAGGTGACCCGCTAGAAAGGCAGCATGCCGCGGTTGTCGCGGTCACAGCGGAGTTGACTGCGGCCGGCTTCGCGCACGGTCACGAGATCGGTCGCGGCGGAACCATACGAACGACAAGCTTTCAGCGGCGAGGCCACCGAATACGCGACGACGCCCGGGAGAGCAGCCACTGCTCGGCCCGGGCGCCGCGAACCTACGTGCCGCCGGTCAGACCACGGACATCGCATCAGCGGCGTCGACCGCGGGGTAGATGGGGTACTCCACACCGGACAGGTACTGGACAGTGCGCACCACCTGGCACGAGTATCCGAACTCGTTGTCATACCAGACGTAGAGGATGGCGGTGTCGCCGTCGACGATCGTCGCGTTCGCGTCGACGATGCACGCGGCGCGCGAACCGATGAAGTCACTGGACACGGCGTCGGTTGCAGCGGTGTAGTCGAGGTTCCGGCTCAGCGCTCCGGTGAGCGACTCCTGGCTGAGATGCGCGAGCACCTCCTCCCGGGTGGTCTCGCGACCCAGCTGAAGGTGGAGGATCGCGACGGAAACGTCCGGAGTGGGAACGCGGATCGAGTTGCCAGTGATCTTGGCCTTCAGCTCGGGGAGCGCCTTGGCGACCGCCGACGCGGCTCCGGTCTCCGTGAGCACGAGGTTGAACGGCGCCGAACGACCACGACGGTCGGCCTTGTGGTAGTTGTCCAGGAGGTTCTGGTCGTTGGTGAACGAGTGCACGGTCTCGACGTGCCCTCGGGACACACCGAATTCGTCGTCCATGGTCTTCAGCGGCGGGACGATGGCATTGGTGGTGCAGGACGCGCAGGACACGATCTGCTCGTTCGGGTCGAGGTCGCGGTGATTGACGCCGTGCACGATGTTCGGGACGTCTCCCTTGCCGGGGGCGGTGAGCACCACCTTCGCGACGCCGGGGCGGAGGTGCTTCGACAGTCCGTCGCGGTCGCGCCAGATTCCGGTGTTGTCGATCAGGATGGCGTTGTCGATGCCATGCTCGGTGTAGTCGAGGCTCTCCGGGTCGTTGCTGTAAATGAACTTGATGACGTTGCCGTTGGCGATCAGCGTGTTGTTGTCTGTGTCGACCTTGATCGTGCCGTTGAACTGCCCGTGGACGGAGTCACGGCGCAGCAACGATGCGCGCTTGATCAGATCGTCGCTGCCACCCTTGCGGACCACCACGGCACGTAGGTTCAGCCCGTTGCCCGAACCGGCCTTCTCGATGAGCAGTCGAGCGACGAGGCGACCGATACGCCCGAATCCGTACAGGACCACGTCCTGGGGCTGCGCGGGACTCGTGTGGGCGCCGCCGACCAGGTCGGCGAGGCTCCGTGCAACGAACTCTGGGACCGATGCTCCGTCACCGTTGGCGCGATAGGCCATCACCAGCAGTCCGAGGTCGACCTTCGAGGGCCGAAGGTCGAGGTGAGTCAGCGCTTCGAGGAAGGGGAACGTCTCCTCGACGGACAGTTCGTCGCCGCTGATCTGCCGGGCGAAACGATGGGTCCGCAGGATACTGATGACCGACTTGTTCACCAGGGAGCGGCTGTGAAGCAGGATCGTCACCGAACGTCTGCGGTGCAGGCCGCCGATGATCGGGATCATCGCCTCCGCGAGAGCTTCCTCGGAGTTCCACTGGGCCAGTTCCACTGTGCTCACTGCGCTTGTCTGCCTTCCCGGCTCATGTGTCCTTGGATCGGATGCCGGCGAGCGCACACCCTTCCACCAGCAGTGACCTGGATCACCGGAGCCGGTTTCGTGACTCGCGGACACCGGCGCGCCCGACGCCTCATCATAAGGAAGCGTTTCTTCGGACCGACAAGGCGGTCGCCGAAGCGTCCGGTGGGACGAGCATCCGGACAGGCAACAGGCCGAGTACAGGAGGAGAGAGGGGCGGCGGCAGCAAGCAGGCAAGCTGCTGGAACTGTCGCGAAACTACCCCCGCGCCATGTCCACGAACTTGGACAGGTGGAGCTGGTGCGCCACGGTGATGGTGGCGGTGGGGCCGTTACGGTGTTTGCCGAGGATCAGGTCGGCTTCTCCGCCGCGTGGGTCGTCGCGTTCGGTGGCGTCGGGGCGGTAGAGCAGGATCACCATGTCGGCGTCCTGCTCGAGGGAGCCGGATTCACGAAGGTCGGCCACCTGAGGACGCTTGTCCTGGCGCTGTTCGGGGCCACGGTTGAGCTGGCAGATCGCGACCACCGGGACCTCGAGTTCCTTCGCCAGAAGCTTCAGGCTACGGGAGAATTCGGAGACTTCCTGCTGACGGGATTCGACCTTCTTGCCGGAGCTCATCAGCTGCAGGTAGTCGATGACGATGAGCTTGATGTCGTGTTTCTGCTTGAGCCGCCGGGCTTTTGCGCGGATCTCCATCATGGTGAGGTTGGGCGAGTCGTCGATGAAAAGCGGCGCCTCACTGATCTCGCTCATGCGCCGGGCGAGCTTCGTCCAGTCGTCGTCCGTCATCTTGCCGGAACGCATGTCACCGAGCTTGATCTTCGCCTCCGCTGACAGCAGACGCATGACGATCTCGGTCTTGCTCATCTCGAGCGAGAACATGACGCTGGCCATGCCGTGCTTCACGGAGCACGAGCGCAAAAAATCCATTCCCAGGGTCGACTTACCCACACCGGGCCGCGCTGCGACGATGATCATCTGCCCGGGGTGGAGGCCGTTGGTGATTTCGTCGAGTTCGACGAAGCCGGTGGGCACGCCCAGGGAGATGC comes from Rhodococcus oxybenzonivorans and encodes:
- a CDS encoding ERCC4 domain-containing protein, with product MPANPDPDSKLPYLLRLPIDGGLVLRTAGTWPRTKALYCHPVPISEWPEHPEVVERVRLRSCARRGAAIDLILDRGRENRSQIVFTTARGRDMVFWQSPRTRKQARPKVSTPTARAAGIADLHIVVDSHERYPYRFTDQQVTTVKRALPCGDYGLLREDTLIASVERKSLPDLVSSLTSGKLRYALAELAALPRAAVVVEDRYSAIYALDRVRPAVVADGLAELQIRWPNVPLVFCETRALAEQWTYRYLAAAHIWADVDTAAPASGAPADNDTPAEAPAPSTSEVRAWARGQGFPVPDRGRLRPEVWDAYTAAHPEL
- a CDS encoding glyceraldehyde-3-phosphate dehydrogenase; its protein translation is MSTVELAQWNSEEALAEAMIPIIGGLHRRRSVTILLHSRSLVNKSVISILRTHRFARQISGDELSVEETFPFLEALTHLDLRPSKVDLGLLVMAYRANGDGASVPEFVARSLADLVGGAHTSPAQPQDVVLYGFGRIGRLVARLLIEKAGSGNGLNLRAVVVRKGGSDDLIKRASLLRRDSVHGQFNGTIKVDTDNNTLIANGNVIKFIYSNDPESLDYTEHGIDNAILIDNTGIWRDRDGLSKHLRPGVAKVVLTAPGKGDVPNIVHGVNHRDLDPNEQIVSCASCTTNAIVPPLKTMDDEFGVSRGHVETVHSFTNDQNLLDNYHKADRRGRSAPFNLVLTETGAASAVAKALPELKAKITGNSIRVPTPDVSVAILHLQLGRETTREEVLAHLSQESLTGALSRNLDYTAATDAVSSDFIGSRAACIVDANATIVDGDTAILYVWYDNEFGYSCQVVRTVQYLSGVEYPIYPAVDAADAMSVV
- the dnaB gene encoding replicative DNA helicase; translation: MAVVDDRGRSEYPGPPDAEPGEEFGRQPPQDMAAEQSVLGGMLLSKDAIADVLEVLRPGDFYRPAHQSVYDAILDLYSRGEPADPVTVSAELDRRGELRRVGGASYLVTLTQTVPTAANAGYYAEIVAEKAILRRLVDAGTRIVQYGYTGADGQDVAEVVDRAQAEIFEVTERRTTEDFVPLEELLQPTMDEIDSIASRGGISLGVPTGFVELDEITNGLHPGQMIIVAARPGVGKSTLGMDFLRSCSVKHGMASVMFSLEMSKTEIVMRLLSAEAKIKLGDMRSGKMTDDDWTKLARRMSEISEAPLFIDDSPNLTMMEIRAKARRLKQKHDIKLIVIDYLQLMSSGKKVESRQQEVSEFSRSLKLLAKELEVPVVAICQLNRGPEQRQDKRPQVADLRESGSLEQDADMVILLYRPDATERDDPRGGEADLILGKHRNGPTATITVAHQLHLSKFVDMARG